In a genomic window of Eriocheir sinensis breed Jianghai 21 chromosome 38, ASM2467909v1, whole genome shotgun sequence:
- the LOC127008703 gene encoding FAST kinase domain-containing protein 4-like — protein sequence MLQVGRGLVAGCVRGTGGWRPLTPTTVPCGVGALVAGFNWTPHRCRPSEGQEPQLEPQDVPQLLRTATSDGSLTSAFQGLHKLSEWVSTKKVDFRKDVEGKEQFGKLINMIDRSTLRTPPTSLLAALKSLTRMGVSSDTHVVQSIENQLLWNIRKVSFPILLSILLFHIKHQNTTLEKKVLREAVEAVQRRWVEVRRASELEALYLNQELFTPEFLGHLDDRTTELAGEMNYSKLAKVFCALGSVRRRATPVIRSLAFHIARQGDQLPPKMLCNLLFATQALTFPDPVLLEKVGADLASQVPEMDKPVLVGSILYCAGQLRWRCPLLLEALSEWMEKNASACPALTLASMVITLATVSYTPTNSDALFRAVLPRLTKESLSRGTVWLDVVWALVVLGRATTQQVASVLDPAFVAAVSASEAQHRPGMRLKLLNVDAAAGLLLQGYSGPRLELGEGAGAAMPVRGREELGLARHVLGTLHNLVPPPRYLLENLPAPMGVQVDGELLTDRQGRPLPIQDHGGSLGGTGPPPTPPEGAIRLGLLVWGFRDYTVGTQELVGSARLALRLVEARGCRPLQVPYFEYSPKAKTLKNVQYLEAKIKEAVAATVS from the exons ATGCTGCAGGTGGGGCGGGGGCTGGTGGCTGGCTGTGTGCGGGGGACGGGGGGCTGGCGACCCCTAACACCCACCACTGTGCCCTGT GGTGTGGGGGCGTTAGTAGCAGGGTTCAACTGGACGCCACACCGCTGCAGACCCTCAGAAGGCCAGGAGCCACAACTGGAGCCGCAAGATGTGCCTCAGCTCCTCCGCACTGCCACCTCGGACGGCTCCCTCACCAGTGCATTCCAG GGCCTCCACAAGCTGAGTGAGTGGGTGTCCACCAAGAAGGTTGACTTCAGGAAGGACGTGGAGGGCAAGGAACAGTTTGGGAA aCTGATCAACATGATAGACCGAAGCACACTGCGCACTCCTCCCACGTCCCTGCTGGCAGCTCTCAAGAGCCTCACCAGGATGGGTGTGAGCAGCGACACACACGtggtgcag TCTATTGAGAATCAACTGCTGTGGAACATCAGGAAGGTGTCATTCCCCATCCTGCTGTCTATCCTCTTGTTTCATATCAAGCACCAGAATACAACCTTGGAGAAGAAG GTGTTGCGTGAAGCAGTAGAGGCTGTGCAGCGGCGGTGGGTGGAGGTGCGCAGGGCCTCAGAGTTGGAAGCGTTGTACCTCAATCAGGAGCTGTTCACCCCAGAGTTCCTTGGGCACCTGGATGACCGCACCACTGAGCTGGCTGGTGAGATGAACTACAGCAAGCTGGCAAAGGTGTTCTGTGCACTGGGGTCTGTGCGGCGCCGTGCCACACCCGTCATCAGGAGTCTGGCCTTCCACATCGCCCGGCAGGGAGACCAGCTGCCCCCCAAGATGCTCTGCAACCTGCTGTTTGCCACACAAGCCCTCACCTTCCCTGACCCTGTGCTGCTGGAGAAAGTGGGTGCTGACCTTGCTTCACAGGTCCCTGAGATGGACAAGCCAGTCTTGGTGGGCAGCATCCTCTACTGTGCTGGTCAATTGAGATGGCGGTGCCCACTGCTGCTAGAGGCTTTGTCTGAGTGGATGGAGAAGAATGCTTCAGCTTGCCCTGCCCTAACCCTGGCTTCCATGGTTATTACTCTAGCCACAGTCTCTTACACCCCTACCAATTCTGATGCCCTATTTAGAGCTGTACTACCTCGCCTCACCAAAGAGTCGCTAAGCCGGGGGACTGTGTGGCTTGATGTGGTGTGGGCTCTGGTGGTGTTGGGCCGGGCCACCACCCAGCAGGTGGCATCTGTGCTGGACCCAGCCTTTGTGGCAGCAGTGAGTGCATCTGAGGCTCAGCACCGGCCTGGTATGAGACTCAAGTTGCTGAATGTAGATGCAGCAGCAGGACTGCTGCTGCAGGGGTATTCTGGGCCCAGGTTAGAGCTGGGGGAAGGAGCTGGGGCAGCCATGCCTGTGCGGGGCCGGGAGGAGCTGGGGCTGGCCCGCCACGTGCTGGGCACCCTCCATAATCTGGTGCCTCCCCCACGTTACCTGCTGGAGAACCTTCCTGCTCCAATGGGGGTGCAAGTGGATGGTGAGCTACTGACTGATCGGCAGGGTCGGCCGCTGCCCATCCAGGACCATGGTGGTTCCCTAGGGGGGACTGGGCCACCCCCAACGCCCCCAGAAGGTGCAATCAGGCTGGGGCTGCTGGTGTGGGGTTTCAGGGACTACACAGTGGGCACCCAGGAGCTGGTTGGCAGTGCCCGCCTGGCACTGCGTTTGGTGGAGGCCCGGGGCTGCCGGCCACTCCAGGTCCCATATTTTGAATATAGCCCTAAGGCCAAGACACTCAAGAATGTGCAGTACCTTGAGGCCAAAATTAAGGAGGCTGTTGCTGCCACGGTAAGTTAG
- the LOC127008704 gene encoding U3 small nucleolar RNA-associated protein 15 homolog: MAAFKKTHTRGYSRAAAKTTSDTLYWKKLDFPVTVKEFTAIDSVDVSPVDPHYIAVTSGPKVDVYHRETTQVWRTISRFQRSAYGGKFRQDGQLLVAGTEEGVVKLFNHRQKQLLRIFKGHEGATHRVDFIQGVPHIVSFSDDKTGVVWDISNEDKICTLSGHTDFIRAGITSPASQHIILTGSYDHTVRLWDTRTATSVLTVDHGTPVESLVCFPSGGVFVSAGGCEVKVWDAIAGRLLSKVSQHHKTVTCLAFASDNKRLLSGSLDRHVKIYDVDTYSVVHTLDYPAPVLCMAVAPGDATLAVGMIAGGSGLVSFQHRRDPEASKLAAKEANTKANIRNTVSDDFRTLSDDHIVPGMTTQKMAKYDRMICKFEYSRALDAVMLSFIANKCTSISVGVLQELIRRGGIRTAVAGRDVKKLTPLLMFLIKNIRHPAYKPVLMDVANIVIDVYGDSLDENPQLVRHFRRLKDEVAAELQLCKEHSALMGAIQMFLTTSSPHANTSSLVSVQQLATTEGHNTLSRMLHPSSSAKSASSLVVDVI; the protein is encoded by the exons ATGGCGGCCTTCAAGAAGACACACACGCGCGGCTACTCTCGCGCGGCCGCCAAGACCACCTCGGACACGCTCTACTGGAAGAAGCTTGAC TTTCCAGTGACAGTCAAAGAGTTCACAGCAATAGACAGTGTGGACGTGAGCCCTGTGGATCCTCACTACATAGCCGTCACTTCTGGGCCAAAG GTTGATGTGTATCACCGGGAGACGACACAGGTGTGGCGCACCATCTCCAGGTTTCAGCGGTCAGCCTACGGAGGAAAGTTTAGACAGGATGGTCAGCTGCTGGTGGCGGGCACAGAGGAAGGTGTAGTCAAGCTCTTTAACCACAGACAAAAGCAGCTCCTCAGGATATTTAAAGGACATGAAGG TGCCACTCATCGCGTTGACTTCATTCAGGGCGTCCCACATATTGTCTCCTTCTCCGATGACAAGACAGGTGTTGTTTGGGACATCAGCAATGAGGACAAAATCTGCACCCTTTCTGGACACACG GACTTCATTCGAGCCGGGATAACAAGTCCTGCCTCTCAGCACATCATCCTGACTGGCTCGTATGACCACACAGTGCGGCTATGGGACACTCGCACGGCCACCAGCGTGTTGACAGTGGACCACGGCACACCAGTGGAGAGTCTGGTCTGCTTTCCTTCAGGAGGTGTCTTTGTATCTGCAG GTGGGTGTGAGGTGAAGGTGTGGGATGCCATTGCTGGTCGCCTTCTCTCCAAGGTGTCCCAGCATCACAAGACCGTCACCTGCCTTGCCTTCGCCAGTGACAACAAACGGCTCCTCTCGGGCTCCCTCGACCGCCATGTCAAGATTTACGACGTGGACACTTACTCTGTGGTCCATACACTTGACTATCCCGCACCCGTCCTGTGTATGGCTGTGGCG CCTGGAGATGCTACACTGGCAGTGGGCATGATCGCTGGTGGGTCGGGACTCGTGTCCTTCCAGCACCGTCGTGACCCTGAAGCCTCAAAGCTGGCTGCCAAGGAAGCCAATACCAAGGCCAACATCAGGAACACCGTCTCAGATGACTTCAGGACCCTCTCAGATGACCAT aTTGTCCCTGGCATGACCACACAGAAAATGGCCAAGTATGACAGGATGATATGCAAGTTTGAGTACAGCCGTGCCCTCGATGCTGTCATGCTCTCCTTCATCGCAAACAAGTGCACCAGCATTTCTGTTGGTGTCTTGCAGGAGCTGATCAG ACGAGGGGGCATCAGGACTGCAGTGGCCGGCAGAGACGTGAAGAAACTCACTCCCCTCCTCATGTTCCTCATCAAGAACATCCGACACCCGGCATACAAGCCGGTCCTCATGGATGTTGCTAATATTGTCATTG ATGTTTATGGTGACTCCCTGGATGAGAACCCACAGCTAGTGAGACACTTTCGACGGCTGAAGGATgag GTTGCTGCAGAACTTCAGCTGTGTAAGGAGCACAGCGCACTCATGGGGGCGATACAGATGTTCCTCACCACCTCCAGCCCTCATGCCAACACCTCCTCCCTGGTTAGTGTGCAGCAGCTGGCCACCACGGAGGGTCACAACACACTATCTCGGATGCTGCACCCGTCATCCTCTGCCAAGTCCGCCTCTAGTCTGGTGGTGGATGTTATCTGA